In Capsicum annuum cultivar UCD-10X-F1 chromosome 11, UCD10Xv1.1, whole genome shotgun sequence, one genomic interval encodes:
- the LOC107871005 gene encoding cell division control protein 2 homolog A, protein MDQYEKVEKIGEGTYGVVYKARDRTTNEIVALKKIRLEQEDEGVPSTAIREISLLKEMQHGNIVRLKDVVHSEKRLYLVFEYLDLDLKKHMDSCPEFSKDPRVVKTFLYQMLRGIAYCHSHRVLHRDLKPQNLLIDPRSNVLKLADFGLGRAFGIPVRTFTHEVVTLWYRAPEILLGSRQYSTPVDVWSAGCIFAEMVNHRPLFPGDSEIDELFKIFRVVGTPNEDTWPGVTSLPDYKSAFPKWPPKDLATVVLNLDTAGLDLLGKMLSMDPSKRITARSALEHEYFKDIGHFP, encoded by the exons ATGGACCAG tatgaaaaagttgaaaagatTGGGGAAGGGACGTATGGTGTAGTGTACAAGGCCCGTGATCGTACAACTAATGAAATTGTTGCTCTGAAAAAAATACGACTGGAGCAAGAAGATGAGGGAGTGCCGAGCACAGCTATTAGAGAAATTTCTCTTTTGAAAGAGATGCAGCATGGAAACATTGTGAG GTTGAAGGATGTGGTTCACAGTGAGAAGCGATTATATCTAGTCTTTGAATATCTTGACTTGGATTTGAAGAAGCACATGGATTCATGTCCTGAATTCTCTAAGGATCCCCGTGTTGTAAAA ACGTTTTTGTATCAAATGCTCCGGGGTATTGCTTATTGTCATTCTCATAGAGTTCTTCACCGAGATCTGAAGCCTCAGAACTTGCTGATAGATCCACGAAGCAATGTGTTAAAGCTTGCAGATTTTGGATTGGGTAGAGCATTTGGTATTCCTGTTAGAACCTTCACTCATGAG GTGGTAACATTATGGTACAGGGCACCAGAAATACTGCTTGGATCAAGGCAGTACTCTACTCCGGTTGATGTGTGGTCAGCTGGTTGCATATTTGCTGAGATGGTTAACCACCGACCCCTATTTCCTGGTGACTCGGAGATTGATGAACTTTTCAAGATTTTCAG AGTGGTGGGTACTCCAAATGAGGATACATGGCCTGGAGTGACTTCTTTGCCTGATTATAAATCTGCATTTCCAAAATGGCCTCCTAAG GATCTGGCAACTGTAGTCCTGAATCTTGATACGGCAGGACTGGATCTCCTCGGT AAAATGCTCTCCATGGACCCCAGCAAGAGAATCACCGCCAGGAGTGCCCTTGAACATGAGTACTTCAAGGATATCGGCCACTTTCCATGA